From the genome of Flavobacterium luteolum, one region includes:
- a CDS encoding DUF3820 family protein: MDQDKKQLIKLAHTKMPFGKYEGRYLIDLPEYYVVWYHNKGFPKGELGQQLQLIYELKLNGLEELIRNIKKQYPKS, from the coding sequence ATGGATCAAGATAAAAAGCAACTTATAAAATTAGCTCACACCAAAATGCCTTTCGGAAAATATGAAGGTAGATACTTAATTGATTTGCCTGAATATTATGTGGTTTGGTATCATAATAAAGGATTTCCTAAAGGAGAATTAGGCCAGCAGCTACAGCTTATTTATGAATTAAAATTAAATGGTTTGGAGGAGTTAATAAGGAATATAAAGAAGCAATATCCTAAGAGTTAA
- a CDS encoding toxin-antitoxin system YwqK family antitoxin codes for MISKKIMFGLLLLTTLMSNAQTDINKVDASGKKDGLWKGTYAESKRPRYEGTFDHGKETGVFKFFDDTKKGDIVATRDFSANDGSSYTIFYDQSKNKVSEGKEIGKAREGEWKYYHKASKVLMTVENYKNGKLEGLRTIYYPNAQIAEEMTYKNGLKEGPYKKIGQDGTLLEESNFMNNEYNGESVFYDSDKSIASKGKFVNGKKAGIWQFYQKGKLVKEVNMSDPKNTNKASEKGAASKK; via the coding sequence ATGATCTCAAAAAAAATCATGTTTGGATTATTATTACTGACAACATTAATGTCAAATGCCCAAACCGATATAAATAAAGTTGATGCATCTGGAAAAAAAGATGGACTTTGGAAAGGTACTTATGCGGAATCTAAACGCCCTCGCTACGAAGGAACTTTTGATCACGGAAAAGAAACAGGTGTTTTTAAATTTTTTGATGATACAAAAAAGGGAGACATTGTAGCTACAAGAGATTTTAGTGCCAATGATGGAAGTTCATACACAATTTTTTACGATCAGAGCAAAAATAAAGTAAGTGAAGGAAAAGAGATTGGAAAAGCTCGTGAAGGCGAGTGGAAATACTATCATAAAGCGTCTAAAGTTTTAATGACGGTTGAGAACTACAAAAATGGAAAACTAGAAGGCTTAAGAACGATTTATTATCCAAATGCTCAAATTGCAGAAGAGATGACGTATAAAAATGGTTTAAAAGAAGGACCATATAAAAAAATAGGTCAGGATGGAACGCTTTTGGAAGAATCGAACTTTATGAATAACGAATACAATGGAGAATCTGTTTTTTATGATTCAGACAAATCTATTGCATCTAAAGGTAAATTTGTGAACGGTAAAAAAGCAGGAATCTGGCAATTTTATCAGAAAGGAAAATTGGTAAAAGAAGTAAATATGAGTGATCCTAAAAACACGAATAAAGCTTCTGAAAAAGGTGCAGCGTCGAAAAAGTAG
- a CDS encoding sugar MFS transporter — MTNIQSTLQLEKKSTIVPMVILTLLFFILGFVTWLNGPLIPFFELACELTSSQAYFVTFAFYIAYFVMAVPSSYIIEKVGYKNGISLGLLIIAAGAFMFYPAASSRTFLLFLLALFIMGTGLAVLQTASNPYVVVIGPRESAAARISVLGIANKLAGFVAPIVLTILVLSNMQDFTADKIALMDEAAKTSALNSLALQLQTPYLYMGLIITVLALMVKFSPLPEIDLGEDGNVSELSVFKQIKNAFQHPQLVLGVITLMLYLSAEVLAGDSIGAFGKQLGVYGEEGNFYLKLTSFTMSAMVIGYILGIVLIPKYVSQVTALKVSGLLGLVLVMAIVLISPKIMIALPGTPNIPLVILLVALLGLANALCWPAIWPMALQDLGGYTKIGSAILIMGIIGGAVFPLFYGMITESINSANVAKNMQEVSKSGNQLAYLMLLPSYAMILFYAVKGHKYRKWNS; from the coding sequence ATGACAAACATTCAAAGTACATTACAGCTGGAGAAAAAAAGTACCATTGTTCCTATGGTAATTTTAACCTTATTGTTTTTTATTCTAGGATTTGTAACCTGGCTTAACGGACCACTAATTCCGTTTTTTGAATTAGCTTGCGAATTAACTTCTTCGCAAGCCTATTTTGTGACTTTCGCATTTTATATTGCCTACTTCGTAATGGCAGTTCCTTCTTCTTATATTATTGAAAAAGTGGGGTATAAAAACGGAATTTCTTTAGGATTGTTGATTATAGCCGCAGGAGCTTTTATGTTTTATCCAGCGGCTTCAAGTCGTACATTTCTCTTGTTTCTATTAGCTTTATTTATCATGGGAACTGGTTTGGCAGTTTTACAGACAGCTTCAAATCCGTATGTTGTTGTAATTGGCCCAAGAGAAAGTGCTGCTGCAAGAATTAGCGTTTTAGGAATTGCAAATAAATTGGCAGGTTTTGTTGCGCCAATTGTGCTTACTATTTTGGTTTTGTCTAATATGCAGGACTTTACCGCAGACAAAATTGCCTTGATGGATGAAGCTGCAAAAACTAGCGCATTAAATTCTCTTGCTTTACAATTACAAACGCCGTATCTTTATATGGGGTTGATTATTACTGTTTTAGCTTTAATGGTGAAATTTTCTCCTCTTCCAGAAATTGATTTGGGCGAAGATGGAAATGTGTCAGAATTGAGTGTTTTTAAACAAATTAAAAATGCTTTTCAGCACCCGCAGTTAGTTTTAGGAGTAATAACTCTAATGTTGTATTTATCTGCCGAAGTTTTGGCGGGAGATTCGATTGGAGCTTTCGGAAAACAGCTGGGAGTTTATGGTGAAGAAGGGAATTTTTATCTCAAATTGACCTCATTTACCATGTCAGCAATGGTGATCGGCTATATTCTTGGTATAGTTTTGATTCCTAAATATGTTTCGCAGGTCACTGCTTTAAAAGTGTCTGGATTGCTTGGTTTGGTGCTAGTTATGGCAATTGTTTTGATCTCTCCAAAGATAATGATTGCATTGCCAGGAACTCCAAATATACCATTGGTGATACTTTTAGTAGCGCTTTTAGGACTAGCAAATGCTTTGTGTTGGCCAGCAATATGGCCAATGGCTCTGCAAGATTTAGGTGGTTATACAAAGATTGGAAGTGCTATTTTGATTATGGGAATTATCGGTGGAGCAGTTTTTCCACTTTTTTACGGAATGATCACCGAAAGTATCAATTCTGCAAATGTTGCAAAAAATATGCAAGAGGTTTCGAAAAGTGGAAATCAGTTAGCATATTTAATGCTGTTGCCTTCTTATGCAATGATTTTGTTTTATGCTGTTAAAGGGCATAAATACAGGAAATGGAATAGTTGA
- a CDS encoding sugar phosphate nucleotidyltransferase, with product MHDNLVILAGGASSRMKKEAVANNLSPEEIAQANERSKGLIGVGASGRPLLDYLLWNAKKAGYKNIYIIIGEQGELFKEFYGSKMKDNDFHGLNISFAVQYIPEGRVKPFGTADALFQAVEQYPELNSQFYSVCNSDNLYSAEALLALRETESLNAFISYDRDAMDFPLERISRFAIAKLDQNNQLLDILEKPTEEDLEQYKDTEGKIRVSMNAFKFNGKTLYVHLKNCPVHPERDEKELPTVLLNSVKENPNTTIGIPFSEHVPDLTAKEDIAEVKTYLAKYYPDLNWNNKN from the coding sequence ATGCACGACAATTTAGTGATTTTAGCAGGTGGAGCTTCTTCTCGTATGAAAAAAGAAGCAGTTGCCAATAATCTTTCTCCAGAAGAAATTGCTCAGGCTAATGAAAGGAGTAAAGGCTTAATAGGTGTTGGTGCAAGCGGAAGGCCTCTTTTGGATTATCTTTTATGGAATGCAAAAAAAGCAGGCTATAAAAACATTTATATTATAATAGGAGAGCAAGGAGAATTGTTTAAAGAATTTTATGGAAGTAAAATGAAGGATAACGATTTTCACGGACTCAATATTTCATTTGCTGTTCAGTATATTCCTGAAGGAAGAGTGAAGCCTTTTGGAACTGCAGATGCTCTGTTTCAAGCTGTAGAGCAATATCCAGAACTAAATTCGCAGTTTTATTCGGTTTGCAACAGCGATAATTTGTATTCGGCTGAAGCATTGCTTGCTTTGAGAGAAACTGAAAGTCTGAATGCTTTTATTAGTTATGATCGTGATGCAATGGATTTTCCGCTGGAGCGTATTTCGCGTTTTGCAATTGCAAAATTGGACCAGAATAATCAGTTGCTGGATATTTTAGAAAAACCTACAGAAGAAGATTTGGAGCAATATAAAGATACGGAAGGAAAAATACGTGTTAGTATGAATGCTTTTAAGTTTAATGGCAAGACCTTATATGTGCATCTTAAAAATTGTCCTGTTCATCCAGAGCGTGATGAAAAGGAGCTTCCGACGGTTCTTTTGAATTCTGTTAAGGAAAATCCGAATACAACGATCGGAATTCCGTTTTCTGAGCACGTTCCAGACCTAACCGCAAAAGAAGATATTGCCGAAGTAAAAACATATTTGGCAAAATATTATCCTGATTTAAATTGGAATAATAAAAATTAA
- the yidC gene encoding membrane protein insertase YidC, with translation MEEKKLDFNSIIGFVLIFGILIWIMYQNQPSEKEIAAEKAKKELVAKQEAQAKADKAKTASLPAAAVTPGDTVQLAQLQKTLGGFAYSATLPSAKEAFTTIENEKLRLKIANKGGYIVEATLKEFERLKKGSGQLVELIKNNNSNLNLQLLTTDNRTLNSKDLYFEPTLEKIGADQVLSMRLKAGANEFLEYKYILKPNDYLVGFDIRSQGLNRVLNSAKPIDLQWDLKTYRNEKSIAYENRYAQIDFKYEESKYNNVSSHGQGKEETPTKVSYVAFKQHFFTTILSTDKPFETSKLQSDDLVKDEKIDTVFTKQFRANLPLAFSNGEIDYKMNLYMGPADYKTLKAYDKNFEKIIPLGWGIFGWINKWIFIPLFGFLSSTIGLSLGIAIIIFTIIIKLAMSPITYKSFLSQAKMKVLRPDIAELGEKFKKDPMKKQQETMKLYNKAGVNPMAGCIPALIQLPFMYASFQFFPAAFELRQKSFLWADDLSSFDSVVKLPFTIPMYGDHISLFPILAAIAIFFYMKMTSGDQQMAAPQQEGMPDMAKMMKIMIYVSPLMMLIFFNNYGSGLSLYNFISNLITIGIMFVIKNYIVDSDKIHAQIQENKQREPKKPSKFQQRLQEVMEQQEAAKAQNKKK, from the coding sequence ATGGAAGAAAAAAAATTAGACTTTAATTCGATCATTGGTTTTGTATTGATCTTCGGAATTTTGATTTGGATTATGTATCAAAATCAGCCTTCTGAAAAAGAAATTGCTGCTGAAAAAGCCAAGAAAGAATTAGTTGCTAAACAAGAAGCACAAGCAAAAGCAGATAAAGCTAAAACTGCGTCATTACCAGCTGCAGCTGTAACTCCTGGAGATACAGTTCAATTGGCGCAATTGCAAAAAACTTTAGGAGGATTTGCTTATTCTGCAACCCTTCCTTCTGCTAAAGAAGCTTTTACTACAATCGAAAACGAAAAATTAAGATTAAAGATTGCTAATAAAGGTGGTTATATTGTTGAAGCTACTTTAAAAGAATTCGAAAGATTAAAAAAAGGTTCTGGACAATTAGTTGAGTTAATCAAAAACAACAACTCTAACTTAAATTTACAACTTCTTACTACAGATAATAGAACATTAAACTCTAAAGATTTGTACTTTGAACCAACTTTAGAAAAAATTGGTGCAGACCAAGTTTTGTCTATGCGTTTGAAAGCTGGAGCTAATGAATTTTTAGAATATAAATACATTCTTAAACCAAACGATTACTTAGTTGGTTTTGATATTCGTTCTCAAGGATTAAATAGAGTTTTAAATTCTGCAAAACCAATTGATTTGCAATGGGATTTAAAAACATACAGAAATGAGAAAAGTATTGCGTATGAAAATCGTTATGCACAAATTGATTTTAAATACGAAGAATCAAAATACAACAACGTAAGTTCGCACGGACAAGGGAAAGAAGAGACGCCTACAAAAGTGAGTTATGTTGCTTTCAAACAGCATTTCTTTACTACGATTTTATCTACAGACAAACCTTTTGAAACTTCAAAATTACAATCTGACGATTTAGTTAAAGACGAAAAAATCGATACTGTTTTCACTAAGCAGTTTAGAGCTAATTTGCCTTTAGCGTTTTCAAATGGAGAGATCGATTACAAAATGAATCTGTACATGGGTCCTGCAGATTACAAAACATTAAAAGCTTACGATAAAAATTTCGAAAAGATTATTCCATTAGGATGGGGAATCTTTGGATGGATTAACAAATGGATCTTTATTCCTTTATTTGGATTCTTAAGCTCAACAATCGGATTATCATTAGGTATCGCGATTATCATTTTTACAATTATCATCAAATTGGCCATGTCGCCAATTACCTATAAGTCATTCTTGTCTCAGGCTAAAATGAAAGTTTTAAGACCTGATATTGCTGAGTTGGGAGAAAAATTCAAAAAAGACCCAATGAAGAAACAGCAGGAAACAATGAAGTTGTACAACAAAGCAGGTGTAAACCCAATGGCAGGATGTATTCCGGCATTGATTCAGTTGCCATTTATGTATGCATCGTTCCAGTTTTTCCCTGCGGCGTTTGAATTAAGACAAAAAAGTTTCCTTTGGGCAGACGATTTATCTTCTTTTGACTCGGTTGTAAAATTACCATTCACTATTCCGATGTATGGAGATCACATCAGTTTGTTCCCAATCTTGGCGGCAATTGCGATTTTCTTCTACATGAAGATGACTTCAGGAGATCAGCAAATGGCAGCTCCTCAACAAGAAGGTATGCCAGATATGGCAAAAATGATGAAAATCATGATTTATGTTTCGCCATTAATGATGTTAATTTTCTTCAACAATTACGGTTCAGGATTATCTTTATACAACTTCATTTCGAACTTAATTACAATTGGAATTATGTTCGTAATTAAGAATTATATTGTAGATAGTGATAAAATTCACGCTCAGATTCAAGAAAATAAACAAAGAGAGCCTAAGAAGCCAAGTAAGTTCCAACAACGTCTTCAAGAAGTAATGGAACAGCAGGAAGCCGCAAAAGCTCAGAATAAAAAGAAATAA
- a CDS encoding CTP synthase, with translation MNQTKYIFVTGGVTSSLGKGIIAASLAKLLQGRGYRTTIQKFDPYINVDPGTLNPYEHGECYVTDDGAETDLDLGHYERFLNVPTSQANNVTTGRVYLSVIEKERRGEFLGKTVQVVPHITNEIKDRMQLLGKSGDYDIVITEIGGTVGDIESLPYIESVRQLVWELGENNGIVIHLTLVPYLAAAGELKTKPTQHSVKTLMESGIKADILVCRTEHELSQELRQKLALFCNVKKEAVIQSIDASTIYEVPNLMLEEGLDVVALKKLDLPKKASPDLKNWNTFLKRLKSPKQTVNIGLVGKYVEMQDCYKSILEAFIHAGAANETKVNVISIHSEHINADNVEEKLGSLDGVLVAPGFGERGIEGKIEAVRFVRENNIPFFGICLGMQMSVIEYSRNILGYAEANSTEMNDKTSHPVVSLMEEQKNVTDKGGTMRLGAWKCDIKPDTLAYKIYGQKTISERHRHRYEYNNKYADELQKAGLKASGINPDTGLVEIVELENHPFFIGVQYHPEYKSTVANPHPIFVNFVAAAVNAHKK, from the coding sequence ATGAATCAAACAAAATATATTTTTGTTACAGGAGGTGTGACCTCTTCATTAGGAAAAGGGATTATCGCGGCATCTTTGGCAAAATTGTTACAAGGAAGAGGATACCGTACAACTATTCAGAAATTTGATCCATACATTAACGTTGATCCAGGAACTTTAAATCCTTATGAGCACGGAGAATGTTACGTGACAGATGATGGAGCTGAAACTGACTTAGACTTAGGACACTACGAGCGTTTCTTAAACGTTCCTACTTCTCAGGCTAATAATGTTACTACAGGAAGAGTTTATCTTTCGGTTATTGAAAAAGAAAGAAGAGGAGAATTTTTAGGAAAAACGGTTCAAGTTGTTCCTCATATCACAAACGAAATCAAAGACAGAATGCAGTTGCTAGGTAAATCTGGCGATTATGATATTGTTATTACTGAAATTGGTGGTACAGTTGGTGATATCGAATCTCTACCTTATATAGAATCTGTTCGCCAGTTAGTTTGGGAGTTAGGTGAAAATAACGGAATCGTAATTCATTTGACATTAGTTCCTTATTTGGCTGCTGCAGGTGAGTTGAAAACAAAACCAACACAGCACTCGGTTAAGACTTTAATGGAGAGCGGTATTAAAGCAGATATTTTGGTTTGTAGAACAGAGCACGAATTGTCTCAGGAATTACGCCAGAAATTAGCTTTATTCTGTAATGTGAAGAAAGAAGCGGTTATTCAGTCAATCGATGCTTCTACTATATATGAAGTTCCAAACTTAATGCTTGAAGAAGGATTAGACGTTGTAGCTTTAAAGAAATTGGATTTGCCTAAAAAAGCATCTCCAGATCTTAAAAACTGGAATACTTTCTTAAAAAGATTAAAAAGCCCAAAACAAACGGTAAATATTGGTTTGGTTGGGAAATATGTAGAAATGCAGGATTGTTACAAATCTATTTTGGAGGCGTTCATTCATGCAGGAGCTGCAAACGAAACAAAAGTAAACGTAATTTCTATTCACTCAGAGCATATCAATGCTGATAATGTGGAAGAGAAATTAGGTTCTCTTGACGGAGTTTTAGTTGCTCCAGGTTTTGGTGAAAGAGGTATTGAAGGAAAAATCGAAGCAGTTCGTTTTGTACGTGAAAACAATATTCCTTTCTTCGGAATCTGTTTAGGGATGCAAATGTCTGTTATCGAGTATTCTAGAAATATTTTAGGTTATGCAGAAGCGAACTCTACAGAGATGAACGATAAAACGTCTCATCCGGTTGTGAGTTTAATGGAAGAGCAGAAAAATGTAACCGATAAAGGAGGAACAATGCGTTTAGGTGCTTGGAAATGTGATATTAAACCAGACACTTTAGCATATAAAATTTACGGACAAAAAACTATTTCGGAGCGTCACCGCCACCGTTATGAGTATAACAATAAATATGCTGATGAATTACAGAAAGCTGGTTTAAAAGCTTCAGGAATTAATCCTGATACAGGTTTAGTTGAAATCGTAGAGCTTGAAAATCACCCGTTCTTTATTGGTGTACAATACCATCCAGAATACAAAAGTACAGTTGCAAATCCGCACCCGATCTTTGTAAACTTTGTGGCTGCTGCGGTAAATGCGCATAAAAAATAA
- a CDS encoding DUF4956 domain-containing protein → MDLNELLGRFLLLFCSILVLYFFSNRKDNATINPLMVIVGLCTFSLCYLFTKIEIGVGIGFGLFAIFSILRFRTQSFTVNAIIFLFATITLSILDIMYPFEKIELLLFFQIIIIGFYIAASIIVNKKASKYLNSVDVKISLDENFSLNSEVIRKSIQQKIKIEDFDFRIVLINTTANEIDLLVFY, encoded by the coding sequence ATGGATTTAAATGAACTTTTAGGACGATTTTTACTGTTGTTTTGCTCAATTTTAGTTCTGTATTTTTTCTCCAATAGAAAAGATAACGCCACCATAAATCCGTTGATGGTCATTGTTGGGCTTTGTACTTTTTCTCTTTGTTACCTTTTTACTAAAATCGAAATTGGCGTCGGAATAGGGTTTGGATTATTTGCGATTTTTTCAATACTCCGTTTTAGGACACAATCCTTTACTGTAAATGCAATTATATTTCTGTTTGCAACAATCACATTGTCTATTTTAGACATTATGTATCCGTTTGAAAAGATTGAATTATTACTATTCTTTCAGATCATAATCATCGGATTTTACATCGCAGCTTCGATTATTGTCAATAAAAAGGCTTCAAAATACCTGAATTCAGTTGATGTGAAAATTTCGCTTGACGAAAATTTTTCATTAAACTCCGAAGTAATTAGAAAATCAATTCAGCAGAAAATTAAAATTGAAGACTTTGATTTTCGAATTGTATTAATCAACACAACAGCCAACGAAATAGATTTATTAGTATTCTATTAA
- the nagB gene encoding glucosamine-6-phosphate deaminase: protein MLKSKIDKATGFEKRFENINTVVFENSTDASKEVAQEIASLIKEKQKEGKPCILGLATGSSPKGLYAELVRLHKEEGLSFKNVISFNLDEYYPMEPNSINSYVRFMKELLFDHVDILPENAHVPDGLLTKEQIADYCHEYEAKIEALGGIDLQILGIGGNGHIGFNESGSLQNSKTRLVALDHITRVAASKDFFGLNNTPRTAITLGVKKIMEAKRVILLAWGEGKANIVKKSVEDEVTNRVPASFLQEHNNAVFILDKEASSKLTRINKPWLVEKIVWTDKLTRKAVLGLALDLKKPILMLTDADYIENGMSDLLADSGPAYDTNIKIFNKLQNTITGWPGGKPNADDTNRPERAEPAKKRVLIFSPHPDDDIISMGGTFMRLQEQGHEVHVAYQTSGNIAVADDEALRFARFVIDYNEKFGIKSAEADSIYKKAEAFLQNKKNSEIDIPEVRYIKGLIRKGEARATSHFVGLPDSQIHFMELPFYETGTIEKKPIGPEDIQLTVDLIEKIKPHQIYAAGDLADPHGTHKVCLDAIFEAVKVLKPKEFMNDCWLWLYRGAWQEWGIDEVEMAVPMSPDQVLAKRHGIFKHQSQKDGVVFQGTDAREFWQRAEDRNRETAELYHQLGLATYAAMEAFVRWHY from the coding sequence ATGTTAAAAAGTAAAATCGACAAAGCAACAGGTTTCGAAAAACGATTCGAAAACATTAACACAGTTGTTTTTGAAAACTCAACGGATGCTTCAAAAGAAGTAGCGCAAGAAATTGCGTCTTTAATCAAAGAAAAACAAAAAGAAGGAAAGCCTTGTATTTTAGGATTAGCTACTGGTTCTTCTCCAAAAGGTTTGTATGCTGAATTAGTGCGTCTTCATAAAGAAGAAGGTTTGAGTTTTAAAAACGTAATCAGTTTTAACTTGGATGAATATTATCCAATGGAACCAAATTCAATCAACAGTTATGTTCGTTTCATGAAAGAGCTTTTGTTTGATCATGTCGATATTTTACCTGAAAACGCTCACGTTCCAGACGGACTTTTAACAAAAGAACAAATTGCAGATTATTGCCACGAATATGAAGCTAAAATTGAAGCTTTGGGCGGAATCGATCTTCAGATTCTTGGAATTGGAGGAAACGGACACATCGGATTTAATGAGTCTGGTTCGCTTCAAAACTCTAAAACTCGTTTGGTGGCTTTAGATCATATTACAAGAGTTGCGGCAAGTAAAGATTTCTTTGGTTTAAATAATACGCCAAGAACTGCGATTACGCTTGGTGTTAAAAAAATCATGGAAGCAAAAAGAGTGATCTTGTTAGCTTGGGGTGAAGGAAAAGCAAACATTGTAAAAAAATCTGTTGAAGATGAAGTTACAAATCGAGTTCCTGCTTCATTCTTGCAAGAGCATAACAACGCAGTTTTTATTTTAGACAAAGAAGCTTCTTCAAAATTAACGAGAATCAACAAACCTTGGTTGGTTGAAAAAATTGTTTGGACAGATAAATTGACTCGTAAAGCAGTTTTAGGATTAGCATTAGATCTTAAAAAACCAATTTTAATGCTTACAGATGCTGATTATATCGAGAATGGTATGAGCGATTTGTTGGCGGATTCAGGTCCAGCTTACGATACTAACATTAAGATATTTAATAAATTACAAAATACAATTACAGGTTGGCCAGGTGGAAAACCAAATGCAGACGATACAAACCGTCCTGAAAGAGCAGAGCCGGCTAAAAAACGCGTATTGATTTTTAGTCCGCATCCTGATGATGATATTATCAGTATGGGAGGAACTTTCATGCGTTTGCAAGAGCAAGGACATGAAGTGCATGTTGCATACCAAACTTCAGGAAATATCGCTGTCGCAGATGATGAAGCTTTACGTTTCGCAAGATTCGTAATTGATTACAATGAAAAGTTCGGAATTAAAAGTGCGGAGGCAGATAGTATCTACAAAAAAGCAGAAGCATTTTTACAGAACAAAAAGAACAGCGAAATTGATATTCCAGAAGTTCGTTATATTAAAGGTTTAATTAGAAAAGGAGAGGCGAGAGCTACAAGTCATTTTGTTGGTCTTCCGGATTCTCAAATTCACTTTATGGAATTGCCTTTTTACGAAACAGGAACAATCGAGAAAAAACCAATCGGTCCAGAAGATATTCAGTTGACAGTTGATTTAATTGAAAAAATTAAGCCACATCAAATTTATGCCGCTGGTGATTTAGCAGATCCACACGGAACACACAAAGTTTGTTTAGATGCTATTTTTGAGGCAGTTAAAGTTTTAAAGCCAAAAGAATTCATGAACGACTGCTGGTTATGGTTATACCGTGGAGCTTGGCAAGAGTGGGGAATTGACGAAGTTGAAATGGCAGTTCCAATGAGCCCAGACCAAGTTTTAGCAAAACGTCACGGAATCTTCAAACACCAGTCACAAAAAGACGGAGTTGTTTTTCAAGGAACAGATGCAAGAGAGTTCTGGCAGAGAGCGGAAGACAGAAACCGCGAAACAGCAGAATTGTACCACCAGTTAGGTTTGGCAACTTATGCTGCAATGGAAGCTTTCGTGAGATGGCATTACTAA